DNA sequence from the Epinephelus fuscoguttatus linkage group LG2, E.fuscoguttatus.final_Chr_v1 genome:
TTGATTTACAGTGGTTTCCCAGCTGGCTTGTTGCCATAGAAACTGAGCCCCCCAGACCTCGCACTCCTCCAGCGAGCGTTTTCTGCCACTGGTctagagaacaaaaaaaaaattacagacttcCTCTGCCATCGCCCCAGCTCCGTCCTCATCTGCTCCTCTGTTGTTAGGTCCTGCTGTCCATGTCGTGTATCGTCAGGAGGGCCTTTAAATTCTGTGTGCTGTAAATCTCATCAGGAGCAGAGTCAGCAATTACAACTCCTTTTAACACTTGGCCATGCTCTGTGCTGGCCTGAGGTATTTGTGTTGCTCTTTAGTgaatgtatgtgtctgtgtgtctcaacAGCTGAATGAGGAGCTGAAGCAGAACCTGAGAGACACCATGACACAGAAGTACCAACAGAGCACTCACGAGCACATCACCAGGGCTGTGGAtaagctgcagcaggaggtgaGTGTCTGCATACcaggatggatagatagatggatacaACCACCTATTTCACAAGGAAGAGGTTAATGTCATCTTATTTTGAATGTGCAGTCACACCCACAGTTTTTCTTTGACCCAAAATACTGGACAGTAGTTGTTGAACCAGAGCTTCTAAGTAAAAGTCACATGGACTCACACGTGGCCTGTTGATTGGACAGTGTTTTGGTAACCTATCATCCCATCAGATTAGAGATTTTGGTGATGAGGGCGAGTCAAAACAAATCCGATTCCAGTCGCTCTGACTTCAGCTAAGCATGATGGGCTTGTCTGCACCCTGGTGCTGTAATTTACCATCTCTTTTGCTTATACCCGTTGACAGCACATGAAGGAACGGATAAATCTGAGCAGCAGTCGAGACTCCAGTTAGTTCATTTTTTATGCTCAGTGTTTCAAATATGAGACGCCCCGGGCTGTCAGacgccaacatttattctttgTTCTTTCTTCTAAACTTTTCAAAAATTAGTTTGGACTTGTTACATTTTTGGGAAATACGTTTAGGTCCAGTCCCATTTCATATTTTTACCCCTTACCCCTCTTTTTCGAGTGCCCCTTTGCCTCTTGGAACAGAGATACAAGGGGTAGTGGTTGAAAACTTCAAGACCCTGATGCGTCATCGGTGTGCTGCTGTATATGTAAACAGATGTGTTATTGCGAGTATGCCGACATCtgcagtttttatttcttttgcgGTTGTCAAGACGCTTGTGATTGTTCCTAACTGAAGTTTGAGCGGTAGCAAGTGCAGCAACTTCGCTGCTGGACTTAAGTTAAATTTCAAATGTCATTTACCATCTAAAGGGCTATTGTGACATGGAACTATGGCAAAATGCGTGACTATCATGCCCACATCAGCAATAACAATGTAAcattagttagctagctagttagccaCCAAGATAACAGCATATTAGCGATTTCTAAAAGAAAAGGACCAATACATTAAGATTCAAGGAACATAACACGATTTTAAATCCgtttgaagaagaaaataagtTTGTGACTTTCTGTTGTTGCTcatgcagccatcttgccaaTGATTTAGCTCACACTAAGTTAAGTAAGGGCCAAGTGGCCAAAATAGCACACTGTGTTTTTACAGGCATCAGTGCTGGACTGTTTTAGAACTCTGGGTAGATGCCAGGCAGCCAACGGAGGCTTCAGGAAGTTTACTGCTCCCTCCCCAAGAAATAGTCCTATTCTTGGTTTGGACAAAGCCAGACTAGTAATTTACGCCTGTTTCCAGACTTAATGCTAAGCTCAGCCGACGAGCTGCTTGCTGTAGCTTCGTATTTACTGTACAAATATCAGAGGTGTATTGATCTCCTGATGTAACCATcggcaagaaaacaaataagcacaaaatgtcaaactgtgtcTCCAGCAAATTGCGGTTTGAGTCTTTGCTTTAGTGAAGTGCAGTATTCAAATGCTTTATCCGCTGGGATAAAACAACTTCTGATGCGTCACATTTCTTTTTATACTTCTTTGCTGCCATCAGAACTCCGCATCTAAAGATAGAAAATGTGTCTTCCTCTGTCTCCCGTCAGTTCAAGTGCTGTGGCAGCAACAGTTCATCCGACTGGGCTGAGAGCGTCTGGATTCGCTCCAGAGACGCAAACAGCAGGATGGTGCCTGACAGCTGCTGTAAGACTCCCACTGAGCTCTGCGGCCGCAGGGACCACCCATCCAACATCTACAAGGTGGAGGTGAGAGGATGAAGGGTGCCGAGGGGGGGCATCGACGGGGTGGACTTTTCAGTGCCGGCGGCTAGATCGGTATTTCTGTCATGTCTCAGTATGTCAGCGTTGAGATTGTGTGGTGTCAGAGTAGCAGAGAGAGAAGAGCCCTCATATCCGAGCTGTATACATAACATTTGTTTGCAGTGAGACTCCAGCAGCCCTCCCACATCAACTGATGCAACATGAAGACactctttgtttttcatttaggGTGGCTGCATCACCAAACTGGAGAAATTCATCCTGGACCATCTGAAGATCATCGGAGCGGTGGGCATTGGGATTGCTTGTGTACAGGTGGGCAAAGAAATTTTTCAAGAAGTTGCTTGCACATAAACAGAGATTTATATCCTAAACTATGTTTTCCTTCCCCACCATCCAATCCCCAGGTCATAggcatggtgtttacatgctgcCTATATCGAAGTCTAAAGGCAGAGCCGTActaagagcagcagcagcagcagaagaagaaaagtgtGTGGGTGAAGGAGGTAACTTCATCACCGCATGCCATACTCAAATAGCCCATAGGTTCTTTTCTTTGCCTTACACATATGGGAAGGAAAATTTGGCGAGGGATCAAAATCGCACATCTGAGGATCTCATTTTGGTAAACAAAGGGTGGAAAAACACTACAAGGTTTCTTGAAGTAATTAGGCACTCAAATTGCAGTCTCAGCTACATCTTCAAGATCACAGCGCTGTGAGAAAAAAGCCTCAGAGAGCAACTGATGGGAATTTTAACACAGATTGTGTAAATTAGAGTGGGACAGCCTCCCTGGGACTCAAAACATTGTAGTTTTCTTCCACTCCGATTCCCTCGATGTACATTGTTTGCGGACCAGGTGCTTCGCCGGAGAGTGCCGTAAAGACCAGCGGAGTAAAACTGGCACTTCGCAGGAAACGTTAATCCCggccgcagcagcagcttccCCTTCCCCGCAGCGTGGTTTAACAAGCCTACCTCTGGGGCCCTCTTCAActgcagcagcattttgtttCCACCTTAACTAGCCAGTCatgcattttaattatttgttcGATAGAGGCCTTTTAAACTTTTGAACtgttagtttttatattttgtaaatgATTGTTTTCTGTAACACTTGAGGTGCTTTCTTATGAGCTATTATTTTTGCCTTCCCAGCGACACGTCAGCGTTTGATCATGATTTTAATCAACTCTGCCACCCCGACGACCTCCTGAGAAGCACACAGTATCTGCTGAGTGAGGGGTCACGAGTTAGTGCCTTCCTCAACAGCGTAACTGGTGCCATTTGACACGGCAACGACAGCGTTTTAACCCTGAGGTGTAAAGGCTGATgttaatgaagtgattatgtAAATGTTACAAGCAGTGCCATTAATATCGCTCATAGGAAAGTGCCTCatgtttgcttctttttttatacAAGGGATTTATCCACTGATGCCAAAGTTGTCGACCGTAACTTTGTGTGAGGACCTACTGTATCTCTTCCAGCCTTATTCACGTATCTACTGATGTCTTCTTAGATTGTTTTCATAAattaagattttgtttttacttttctaTAAACCATGaatatattattgtatttaaCAAGACACATCGGTAGGAAATGATAGTCACTCACTGTTGGCGATGATCTTTTCCCGTGTGCCTCAAAGACGACACTGAATTAATCTGctgtatttctgtctttgtgataATCCAGGAGTTATTCTAGTTTGAATAAACGTTGATCGACACTACACTTTGCTTCTGCTGTGTTTGCTTCCTCAGGAAAAGTCAGGCGGCAGTTTGCAACATGAGCGGTgtaaaaagaacatttttctttattcagtgcGAGAGATTATGATTTGCAAAAACACTAACTGACAAATATACCAAATATTGTAATAgttgttaaaggagcagtgtgtgagattcatggggggatttagtggcctcTAGTGGTGCGGACTGCACATTGTGAAGAGATGAAACTTCTCTCGCAGACTTCTCCAGAATTCCTTTAGTGGATACTGCTCCTGAGCTGAATTACccgcagaggtcttttcctctccagaacaaacagacatggggtctcatttataaacactgcgaACACACAatacgaggcctgaaagaggcgtacgccacttcccaagcaaaagttgtgatctataaaaacagatttgacgggagaaactttgacccaggcttacgaacattttggagacgggaaaaagcgacacagatggtgaggtagAAGCTTGATCGTAGAAATTGGCAAATACTCtttggcgcacgccatttttggcttttgttcatACGCACATTTTTAGTACAGATCctacgcattgttttataaatgagacccctggttattaaaaccagtaaaaacactgaataaagcagcaaaatgtcagtgccagagccagtgtttggattGTCTGTTCTTAGTGagtgtagaaacatggcaatgcaaAATGGCAGACTCCGTAGACAAGGACCCGCTCGTTATGTAGaaaaacggctcattctaaggtaacaaaaacacggCAGTTcatatttttaggtgattatacactaaagaaaatatttattgTATCATCCTAATCCTtcactaagtcccgccctctGACACAGACTGGTCAATCATAATGTAGCACGGGACCAGCTCAGACCAGCATCCGacagcaacacagctgtgctcctttgactctaatgcagtcgtttcagatttccttcattttcaggctggttttgtggatttggagctaaatgttgtgcctggggcacgtcgtgtattaatgatactcgttacctggagaggttggaaaaagatatacgtttcttccctgttccaaaaccaaaatcaaaccctgaaaaatgtagggttagctagctagctactgaagataaagcctactgaatgtatacacatgctgcttttgcttgtgattataacagtgaaacaaagagcaaccctgctgtacaggaaccagtgaagggaagcagggaaactttgctgatactcaaccagctgtgtgtcatcacagtgtgtgcagatgtacgttgtttgacttcccagCCCATCCAGAAACGGAGGTCCAGCTGCCggcagcagcacgggggtgaagccaaacactgttcatctgcacacactgtgatgccacacagctggttcaatatcagcaaagtttccctttatattcattgtcttgtgtggcgatcagcagtgatgtggtggttcacttttacactgtgatctgtagcctatagttgggctttagcttctaactatctttgtctttttaacctgttgttgctgctgagtcagtttgacatcctggatatatccttcaaacacagactgcatAGCAAAAGGTCAGTTGTCTTCCATTTCTGCTAGTGTATCCCCATAAATCTGacagac
Encoded proteins:
- the LOC125906190 gene encoding CD151 antigen-like, whose protein sequence is MGVYEEKKETCGTICLKYLLFTFNFLFWLAGGVVMAVGVWTLVEKSDYISLLSSKTYAASAYILVLAGAIVMVTGVLGCCATFREQRKLLRVYFVLLLCIFLLEILAGVLAYIYYQQLNEELKQNLRDTMTQKYQQSTHEHITRAVDKLQQEFKCCGSNSSSDWAESVWIRSRDANSRMVPDSCCKTPTELCGRRDHPSNIYKVEGGCITKLEKFILDHLKIIGAVGIGIACVQVIGMVFTCCLYRSLKAEPY